The Prosthecochloris marina genome window below encodes:
- the eno gene encoding phosphopyruvate hydratase: protein MPLITNVVARQILDSRGNPTVEVDVLTETSYGRAAVPSGASTGIHEAVELRDGDGDVYLGKSVMKAVDNVNTVINDRLRGMHVTEQTEIDNTLIALDGTPNKSNLGANAILGVSLACAKAAAEYSGLALFRYIGGTLANTLPVPMMNVLNGGAHADNTVDFQEFMIMPIGFTAYSDALRCGVEVFHALKALLKSKGLSTAVGDEGGFAPNLGSNEEAIEVVIEAVGKAGYKVGSPTNAGGLGEAQVMIALDPASSEFYDVERKKYVFKKSSGKELESGEMAEYWEKWCGDYPIISIEDGMAEDDWDGWKVLTEKIGARVQLVGDDLFVTNTSRLSDGIGRRVGNSILIKVNQIGTLTETLQAIDLAKRNGYTSVISHRSGETEDTTIAQIAVATNAGQIKTGSLSRSDRMAKYNELLRIEEELGVEAYYPGARAFRV from the coding sequence ATGCCATTAATCACCAATGTAGTCGCCCGGCAGATTCTTGATTCTCGTGGAAATCCAACCGTTGAGGTAGATGTCCTGACCGAAACTTCCTATGGCCGTGCGGCAGTGCCCAGCGGAGCATCGACAGGTATTCATGAGGCTGTTGAATTACGTGATGGGGATGGGGATGTTTACCTGGGAAAAAGTGTGATGAAGGCCGTGGACAATGTCAATACGGTTATCAATGATCGTTTGAGGGGTATGCATGTTACCGAGCAGACCGAAATAGACAACACTTTGATAGCCCTCGACGGAACACCGAACAAATCCAATCTTGGAGCCAATGCTATTCTGGGTGTTTCTCTTGCATGCGCCAAGGCTGCTGCTGAATACTCAGGTCTGGCTCTTTTCCGTTATATAGGGGGAACCCTCGCCAATACACTGCCTGTTCCGATGATGAATGTGTTGAACGGCGGTGCCCATGCTGACAATACGGTTGATTTCCAGGAATTCATGATCATGCCCATCGGCTTTACGGCCTATTCGGATGCACTGCGTTGCGGAGTGGAGGTTTTCCACGCGCTCAAGGCTCTGCTCAAAAGCAAGGGACTCAGTACGGCAGTTGGCGACGAAGGTGGTTTTGCACCTAATCTCGGTTCAAACGAAGAAGCGATAGAGGTCGTTATCGAAGCTGTCGGAAAAGCAGGCTATAAGGTCGGTTCCCCGACAAATGCGGGTGGTCTGGGTGAAGCTCAGGTGATGATAGCTCTTGATCCGGCAAGCTCTGAGTTTTATGATGTCGAGCGAAAAAAATACGTTTTCAAAAAATCGTCCGGTAAAGAGCTTGAGTCCGGGGAGATGGCTGAATATTGGGAGAAATGGTGTGGAGACTATCCCATCATTTCCATAGAAGACGGGATGGCTGAGGATGACTGGGATGGCTGGAAAGTTCTCACCGAGAAGATAGGGGCACGTGTTCAGCTTGTGGGGGACGATCTTTTCGTTACCAACACCAGCAGGCTCTCTGACGGCATCGGCAGGCGGGTTGGGAATTCGATTCTTATCAAGGTCAACCAGATCGGAACTCTCACGGAGACACTACAGGCTATAGATTTAGCGAAACGTAACGGTTATACTTCGGTGATCAGTCACAGAAGCGGGGAAACTGAAGATACGACAATAGCGCAAATTGCCGTTGCGACCAATGCCGGACAGATTAAAACAGGCAGTTTATCCCGTTCTGATCGCATGGCAAAATATAACGAGTTGCTGAGGATCGAGGAGGAGCTTGGAGTCGAAGCATACTATCCGGGTGCGAGGGCATTCAGAGTATAG
- the fusA gene encoding elongation factor G, protein MHAVQSDQLRNIVIAGHAGSGKTILTESLALSMNVTNRLGTIEDGTTISDYAEDEITRQHSLNSSLVHGTWKGHKINFIDTPGLPDFHGDVKSSMRVADTVFLTVNTSIGVEVGTDLIWDYTREYYKPTVFVLTKLDADRTNYTKTVEELQDHFGQVVTPIQFPAEEGLGHHIIIDVLLMKQLVFSPDKPGSMTVSEIPDLYKKRAEDLHFKLVEAVAETDEELMNRYFEVGNLTEDELRAGIKSALLTRTFFPVFCTSPLHLIGSERLLNAIVNLCPSPIERGPEHAYCSNQNNEKLLDPNPEGPTIAFIFKTMSEPRVGEVSYLRVYSGHIETGHELIDAQTGQLEKIGQVYTMEGQKKIPVEKLLAGDIGMVVKLKDSHTNDTLADKGTDCRISPIIFPEPLLATAIEPVAQGDEEKISSGLFHLHEEDPSFSIEHDTEFNQTILKTLGETHLDAILNRLEKKFSVSVKTSPVKIPYRETIRITANAQGKYKKQSGGRGQYGDVWVRIEPTERNSGFSFSSEVVGGVVPTRYLPAVEKGLRETVATGVLCGYPVVDLKTVVYDGSHHPVDSSEFAFKIAASMAFKAAFDKAKPLLLEPYYTLSVQSPEQYTGEIVGEISSKRGKIIGMDADSRFQIVKAHIPQSSLRDFHMQLVRLTQGRARYSCSFSHYEEMPQDVANQIVTSKEEKESA, encoded by the coding sequence ATGCACGCAGTCCAATCTGATCAACTTCGCAACATCGTTATCGCAGGCCATGCCGGTTCCGGCAAAACAATCCTTACCGAATCACTCGCGCTTTCCATGAATGTCACCAACCGCCTCGGCACTATCGAAGACGGCACAACAATCTCCGATTATGCCGAGGATGAAATAACAAGGCAGCACAGCCTCAACTCAAGCCTCGTTCACGGCACATGGAAAGGACACAAGATAAATTTCATAGACACACCTGGTCTTCCGGATTTTCATGGAGATGTCAAGTCATCCATGCGCGTAGCCGATACCGTTTTCCTGACAGTCAACACCTCCATCGGTGTAGAAGTCGGCACGGACCTTATCTGGGACTACACCAGGGAATACTATAAACCAACCGTATTCGTACTGACGAAACTGGATGCGGACAGGACAAACTACACGAAAACCGTTGAGGAACTTCAAGATCATTTCGGACAAGTAGTGACCCCTATACAGTTCCCTGCAGAAGAGGGTTTGGGACATCATATCATTATCGATGTACTACTGATGAAACAGCTTGTATTCAGTCCTGACAAGCCGGGCAGTATGACTGTTTCCGAAATACCCGACCTGTATAAAAAACGCGCTGAGGACCTGCATTTCAAACTTGTTGAAGCCGTTGCCGAAACTGATGAAGAACTCATGAACCGGTATTTCGAAGTCGGCAACCTAACGGAAGACGAACTTCGTGCCGGCATAAAATCAGCTCTCCTCACCAGGACATTCTTCCCTGTTTTCTGTACCTCGCCACTTCACCTTATCGGTTCGGAACGCCTCCTGAACGCTATAGTCAATCTCTGCCCGTCACCCATAGAACGTGGACCCGAACATGCTTACTGCAGCAACCAAAACAATGAAAAGCTTCTCGACCCCAACCCAGAAGGCCCGACAATCGCATTTATCTTCAAAACAATGTCAGAGCCAAGAGTAGGTGAAGTTTCCTATCTTCGGGTTTATTCAGGACATATTGAAACGGGCCACGAACTGATCGATGCCCAGACAGGACAGCTTGAAAAGATCGGGCAGGTCTATACCATGGAAGGTCAAAAAAAGATCCCGGTCGAAAAGCTGCTTGCGGGTGATATCGGCATGGTTGTCAAACTTAAAGACTCCCATACAAACGATACTCTTGCCGACAAGGGAACCGATTGCAGAATAAGTCCGATCATTTTTCCGGAACCTCTCTTGGCAACGGCAATAGAGCCCGTTGCACAGGGTGATGAGGAAAAGATATCTTCAGGTCTTTTTCACCTGCACGAAGAAGACCCGAGTTTCAGCATCGAACACGATACAGAATTCAACCAGACAATCCTCAAAACACTTGGCGAAACACACCTCGATGCGATTCTCAATCGCCTTGAAAAAAAATTCAGTGTTTCGGTTAAAACCTCACCGGTAAAGATCCCATACCGCGAAACAATCCGGATAACCGCAAACGCACAGGGTAAGTACAAAAAACAATCCGGCGGCAGAGGTCAATATGGCGATGTCTGGGTACGCATCGAGCCGACCGAGAGAAATTCAGGTTTTTCTTTTTCGAGCGAGGTTGTCGGCGGCGTGGTACCTACCCGCTATCTTCCAGCTGTAGAAAAAGGTCTTCGAGAAACAGTAGCTACAGGCGTTCTTTGCGGCTATCCGGTTGTTGACCTGAAAACTGTAGTGTACGATGGTTCCCACCACCCTGTAGATAGCTCAGAGTTTGCATTTAAAATCGCGGCCAGCATGGCTTTCAAGGCTGCATTCGACAAAGCCAAACCCCTTTTGCTTGAGCCTTACTATACGCTCAGCGTTCAGAGCCCGGAGCAGTACACTGGAGAAATTGTAGGGGAAATATCCAGCAAGAGAGGGAAAATCATCGGTATGGATGCAGATTCCCGTTTTCAGATCGTTAAAGCTCATATACCCCAATCTTCATTGCGAGATTTTCATATGCAGCTTGTTCGCCTGACACAGGGAAGAGCACGTTATAGCTGCTCATTCAGTCACTATGAAGAAATGCCGCAGGACGTTGCGAACCAGATAGTAACGTCAAAAGAAGAAAAGGAAAGTGCATAA
- a CDS encoding polyprenol monophosphomannose synthase has translation MIESRVPTEKTLVIIPTYNESENIGELLDDIFSRYPEMLDILIIDDSSPDGTAGLVKEKQLRNKRLYLKERPEKMGLGTAYIDGFRYALEHDYCRVIEMDADYSHDPEVIGVMLEKSLTTDLVIGSRYINNTVNVINWPLGRLVLSKMASIYTRLITGMPVSDPTSGYKCFQVRVLKEIDLDRVKSQGYSFQIEMNFKVWKKGFTIDEVPIIFIDRAVGKSKMTKRNIVEAVWVVWWLPILSFFRRL, from the coding sequence ATGATAGAGAGCAGAGTGCCTACCGAAAAAACACTGGTAATTATTCCTACCTATAACGAGTCTGAAAATATAGGAGAGCTGCTGGATGATATTTTCTCACGTTATCCGGAAATGCTCGATATTTTGATTATAGACGATAGTTCTCCAGATGGGACTGCAGGCTTGGTCAAAGAGAAGCAGTTGCGGAACAAGCGCCTGTACTTGAAGGAGAGGCCAGAGAAAATGGGGCTTGGGACGGCTTACATCGATGGTTTCCGATATGCGTTGGAGCATGACTATTGCCGAGTTATAGAAATGGATGCGGATTATTCCCATGACCCTGAGGTTATCGGGGTCATGCTTGAAAAATCATTGACGACGGATCTTGTTATCGGTTCGCGATATATCAACAACACGGTAAATGTCATTAACTGGCCACTCGGCCGGCTGGTGCTGTCGAAAATGGCGAGTATCTATACAAGGCTTATTACCGGTATGCCGGTATCAGATCCAACAAGTGGATACAAATGTTTCCAGGTCCGTGTTCTAAAAGAGATCGACCTCGACAGGGTGAAATCACAGGGGTACTCTTTTCAGATAGAAATGAATTTCAAGGTATGGAAGAAAGGATTTACAATTGATGAGGTTCCGATCATTTTTATCGACCGTGCTGTCGGAAAATCGAAAATGACTAAAAGAAATATTGTCGAGGCCGTCTGGGTTGTTTGGTGGTTGCCGATATTATCATTCTTTCGCCGGTTGTAA
- a CDS encoding 4Fe-4S dicluster domain-containing protein — MADPVKQQGTAPAKEAVKPKPSAPKAPAPKAKAVAPEVKPTPEAAAKQAAVPKGAGASPVSKKRMVTLDVNLGRTGRRMESALPIVKPKPKPVAKPKPAAPKAKGGPPSAKGGVPAPKGAAPAAKGVPKPGAKPVAKKKAPRPKKHYFILENLCVGCGLCLDKCPPKVNAIGYKFYGDVQENGFRCYIDQDACISCSACFSSDECPTGALIEILPDGEILDFTYTPPERLDFDLRFLHRFHKENR; from the coding sequence ATGGCCGATCCTGTAAAACAACAGGGTACAGCGCCTGCTAAGGAAGCGGTAAAGCCGAAGCCGTCGGCACCTAAAGCCCCGGCTCCCAAAGCGAAAGCGGTTGCTCCTGAGGTGAAGCCGACGCCAGAAGCGGCTGCGAAACAGGCTGCCGTACCGAAAGGAGCCGGGGCTTCGCCGGTATCCAAAAAACGTATGGTAACTCTTGATGTTAATCTAGGGCGTACAGGCCGCAGAATGGAATCGGCACTCCCGATTGTCAAGCCAAAACCAAAACCTGTTGCAAAGCCTAAACCAGCAGCACCTAAAGCAAAAGGGGGACCTCCATCAGCGAAAGGTGGGGTTCCTGCTCCGAAAGGAGCGGCTCCAGCAGCCAAGGGTGTTCCGAAACCCGGGGCAAAACCTGTTGCCAAGAAGAAAGCTCCTCGCCCGAAGAAACATTATTTTATTCTTGAAAACCTTTGTGTCGGTTGTGGACTCTGTCTCGACAAATGCCCGCCCAAGGTAAACGCAATAGGCTACAAGTTCTACGGTGATGTACAGGAAAACGGTTTTCGCTGTTATATCGATCAGGATGCCTGTATATCTTGCTCAGCATGTTTCTCATCGGACGAATGTCCTACAGGAGCTCTCATCGAAATTCTTCCTGATGGCGAGATTCTGGATTTTACATATACACCGCCAGAGCGTTTGGATTTCGACTTGCGCTTTTTGCACCGTTTCCACAAGGAGAACAGGTAG
- a CDS encoding photosystem I reaction center subunit IX, giving the protein MADQANPTGVKPKGKVPPPKGKVPPPKGNGAPAGASVIKEKDAAQMRRFLFQRTETRSTKWYQVFDTEKLDDEQVVGGHLALLGVLGFVMGIYYLSGMQVLPWNGAPAFHDNWFYLTIKPRMVSLGIDTYSAKTEDLMAASWKLVGWAVLHFISGSILIFGGWRHWTHNLTNPFTGRAGNFREFRFLGKFGDLVFQGTSAKTYKDALGPHAVYMSLLFLGWGLLMWFVLGFAPIPDFQTINSETFMSFIWFIVFFALGLYWWKNPPNAAIHLNDDMKAAFSVHLTAIGYINIALGVIAFVAFQQDSFAPFYAELDKLVFYIYGEPFNRVSFDFVQEGGQIISGSKEFEEFPAFAILPKNGESFGMARTVINLIVFNHIICGVLYVFAGVYHGGQYLLKVQINGLYSQIKSIWVAKGRDQEAQVKILGTIMALCFATMLSVYAVIVWNTICELNFFGTNIMMSFYWLKPLPFLHWMFEDPSINDWVMAHVIVAGSLFSLIALARIAFFSHTSPLWDDLGLKKNSYSFPCLGPVYGGTCGVSIQDQLWFAMLWGVKGLSAVCWYIDGAWIASMMYGVPAGDAKAWDAVAGLSHHYSAGIFYYFWTETVTIFSSSHLSVILMIGHLVWFISFAVWFEDRGSRLEGADIQTRTVRWLGKKFLNRDVNFRFPVLTISDSKLAGTFLYFGGTFMLVFLFIANGFYQTDTPALPPVGDAAGAGQQLLTQVVDFFMKLIA; this is encoded by the coding sequence ATGGCTGATCAAGCGAATCCAACTGGAGTCAAGCCAAAGGGGAAGGTGCCCCCTCCTAAAGGGAAGGTTCCGCCTCCAAAGGGGAATGGAGCGCCTGCCGGGGCATCCGTGATCAAGGAGAAGGATGCTGCGCAAATGAGGCGTTTCCTGTTTCAGCGAACAGAAACCCGGTCAACAAAGTGGTATCAGGTGTTTGATACCGAAAAGCTTGACGATGAACAGGTGGTTGGCGGCCATCTGGCATTGCTTGGTGTGCTCGGGTTTGTTATGGGGATATACTATTTGTCGGGGATGCAGGTTTTGCCGTGGAATGGAGCGCCTGCATTTCATGACAACTGGTTTTATCTGACAATCAAGCCTCGAATGGTTTCGTTGGGTATCGATACCTATAGTGCAAAGACCGAAGACTTGATGGCGGCTTCCTGGAAGCTCGTTGGATGGGCGGTGTTGCATTTTATTTCGGGTTCCATTCTTATTTTTGGTGGCTGGCGTCACTGGACGCACAATCTCACCAACCCTTTTACAGGGCGTGCCGGTAATTTCCGCGAGTTCAGATTCCTGGGTAAATTCGGTGATCTTGTTTTTCAAGGTACCAGTGCCAAGACCTATAAAGATGCTCTTGGACCTCACGCCGTTTACATGTCACTGCTCTTTCTCGGTTGGGGATTGCTCATGTGGTTTGTGCTTGGTTTTGCGCCGATCCCTGATTTCCAGACAATAAACTCCGAAACCTTCATGTCGTTCATTTGGTTTATTGTCTTTTTTGCACTTGGCCTATACTGGTGGAAGAATCCGCCAAATGCAGCAATTCATCTCAATGATGACATGAAAGCTGCATTTTCAGTGCATCTCACCGCTATCGGCTATATCAACATCGCTCTTGGTGTCATTGCTTTTGTGGCTTTCCAACAGGACTCGTTCGCTCCTTTCTATGCCGAGCTGGACAAGTTGGTTTTCTATATTTACGGTGAACCCTTCAACCGTGTCAGTTTTGATTTTGTACAGGAAGGTGGACAGATTATTTCCGGGTCCAAAGAGTTTGAAGAGTTTCCTGCCTTTGCGATTCTGCCCAAAAACGGTGAATCGTTCGGTATGGCCAGGACTGTCATCAACCTGATTGTTTTCAACCATATCATCTGCGGCGTTCTCTATGTGTTTGCAGGTGTTTATCATGGCGGGCAGTACCTGCTCAAAGTTCAAATCAATGGCCTGTACAGCCAGATCAAGTCCATCTGGGTTGCCAAAGGTCGCGACCAGGAAGCACAGGTCAAGATTCTCGGTACCATCATGGCGCTTTGTTTCGCTACGATGCTTTCGGTCTATGCGGTTATTGTGTGGAACACTATCTGTGAGCTGAACTTTTTCGGCACCAATATCATGATGTCGTTTTACTGGCTCAAACCTTTGCCGTTTTTGCACTGGATGTTCGAGGATCCAAGTATTAACGACTGGGTCATGGCTCATGTGATCGTAGCCGGTTCACTTTTCTCGCTTATCGCTCTTGCTCGTATTGCATTTTTCTCACATACTTCACCGTTGTGGGATGACCTCGGTCTCAAGAAAAACTCTTATTCCTTCCCGTGCCTCGGTCCTGTATATGGTGGTACCTGCGGTGTATCCATTCAGGATCAGCTCTGGTTTGCGATGTTGTGGGGTGTTAAGGGTCTTTCCGCCGTTTGCTGGTATATCGATGGCGCATGGATTGCTTCCATGATGTATGGTGTGCCTGCAGGAGACGCGAAAGCATGGGACGCTGTCGCCGGATTGTCACATCACTATTCCGCCGGTATTTTCTATTACTTCTGGACGGAAACCGTGACGATCTTCTCGAGCTCTCATCTGTCGGTCATTCTGATGATCGGTCACCTTGTCTGGTTCATAAGTTTTGCTGTCTGGTTTGAAGATAGAGGGTCTCGTCTCGAGGGTGCTGACATTCAGACCCGTACAGTCAGATGGCTTGGCAAGAAGTTCCTTAATCGTGACGTGAATTTCAGGTTCCCTGTACTGACGATTTCGGATTCGAAGCTTGCCGGTACATTCCTGTATTTTGGCGGTACATTTATGCTGGTCTTCCTGTTCATTGCCAACGGTTTTTATCAAACCGATACTCCGGCTTTGCCACCTGTTGGTGATGCTGCGGGTGCAGGACAGCAACTGTTGACTCAGGTGGTCGACTTTTTTATGAAGCTGATTGCCTGA
- the dapF gene encoding diaminopimelate epimerase has translation MQINFAKMSGAGNDFIVIDTMQQPVNLTEPQILSLCTRRTGIGADGLILVESSETLDFSMRYYNADGKPGSMCGNGGRCAAYFAYTTGISGKTASFQANGDHYNAWITDIECVKLKMTVPDDFRSNFYANGFSCHFVNTGSPHTIIYTEELDTFNVENAGSAIRNNSTLFPEGTNVNFLEVTGPDTLSVRTFERGVEAETLACGTGAVAAALMSYKLEKVSSTSIRVTVRSGDTLHVDFSDDMKEVFLSGPAKVVYTGTVNV, from the coding sequence ATGCAAATCAATTTTGCGAAAATGTCGGGCGCCGGCAACGATTTCATCGTCATAGATACCATGCAGCAACCGGTCAACTTGACGGAACCTCAAATTCTCTCTCTCTGCACAAGAAGAACAGGCATAGGAGCCGATGGACTTATTCTCGTAGAATCTTCCGAAACACTCGATTTCAGCATGCGATATTACAACGCAGATGGAAAGCCGGGTTCAATGTGCGGCAATGGCGGTAGATGTGCAGCTTATTTTGCTTATACAACAGGGATCTCCGGCAAAACCGCCTCTTTCCAGGCAAATGGAGACCACTATAACGCATGGATAACCGATATTGAATGTGTGAAACTGAAAATGACGGTACCCGACGATTTCAGAAGTAATTTTTATGCTAACGGCTTCTCCTGCCATTTCGTCAACACCGGATCACCTCATACAATTATTTATACCGAGGAACTCGATACCTTCAATGTCGAAAATGCAGGGAGTGCTATCCGCAACAACAGTACACTGTTCCCGGAAGGCACCAATGTGAATTTTCTTGAAGTTACCGGACCCGATACGCTTTCCGTCAGAACATTCGAACGCGGTGTGGAAGCCGAAACACTTGCATGCGGAACCGGAGCTGTCGCCGCTGCGTTAATGAGCTACAAACTGGAAAAAGTATCATCGACCAGCATCAGAGTAACTGTAAGAAGCGGCGATACTTTACACGTCGATTTTTCAGACGATATGAAAGAGGTTTTTCTTTCCGGACCTGCGAAAGTAGTCTATACGGGCACCGTGAACGTTTGA
- the amrS gene encoding AmmeMemoRadiSam system radical SAM enzyme, with translation MPEKAKFYHALQAHVAQCDLCHHFCKIRDGRYGFCRTRVNRGGKLFTLNYGHPAAIGTDPVEKKPLYHFLPGSLTFSLGTYGCNFRCDNCQNWEISQKSGHDRQPPFRTAVSVVQAALARGCPSISFTYNEPTIFAEYALDIMKPARSAGLKNIWVSNGYMSDYCLDTVAPLLDAVNIDLKSMDDAFYRRTCSALQRPVLQNLKRLARSDIHLEITTLLLPGLSDSPEMLRRLADFIAVELGPETPWHLSSFVPWISWKSHDIPATTAEGTETAHAIGKKAGLAYVYDQHHHTSTLCPKCGTTIVERHRYTTIRHDKAGSCPGCGYPIVTQR, from the coding sequence ATGCCGGAAAAAGCGAAATTTTATCATGCACTCCAGGCTCATGTAGCACAATGTGATCTGTGTCATCATTTTTGCAAGATACGCGATGGCCGTTACGGCTTTTGCCGAACCCGGGTAAACCGGGGAGGAAAACTTTTCACCCTGAATTACGGGCACCCTGCTGCGATAGGAACAGATCCTGTTGAAAAAAAGCCTCTTTATCATTTTCTACCGGGCAGCCTGACTTTTTCCCTTGGAACCTATGGCTGCAACTTCAGGTGCGACAACTGTCAAAACTGGGAAATCAGCCAAAAGTCGGGTCACGATAGACAACCACCGTTCCGAACCGCAGTCTCTGTTGTCCAGGCTGCTCTTGCAAGAGGATGCCCATCCATTTCCTTCACCTATAACGAACCGACGATATTCGCAGAATACGCACTGGACATCATGAAGCCCGCCCGATCAGCCGGTCTGAAAAATATCTGGGTGAGTAACGGCTATATGTCGGATTACTGTCTGGATACGGTGGCACCATTGCTTGACGCGGTAAACATTGATCTGAAGTCAATGGATGATGCGTTTTACAGGCGAACATGCAGCGCTCTCCAGCGCCCCGTTTTGCAAAACCTTAAACGCCTTGCCCGCTCGGACATACACCTGGAGATAACAACCCTGTTACTTCCCGGTTTATCCGACTCTCCCGAAATGCTCCGGCGCCTTGCCGATTTCATTGCAGTGGAACTCGGGCCTGAAACGCCATGGCATCTTTCATCTTTCGTTCCCTGGATTTCATGGAAATCACATGACATTCCGGCTACGACAGCAGAGGGCACCGAAACGGCTCATGCGATTGGCAAAAAAGCGGGACTCGCCTATGTTTACGACCAGCACCATCACACGAGCACTCTCTGCCCAAAATGTGGGACAACCATTGTGGAACGGC